In Bacillus sp. FJAT-45037, the following are encoded in one genomic region:
- a CDS encoding long-chain-fatty-acid--CoA ligase: MEKRWLSLYENNIEEKSVIKEQTLTDLLYETTAKHAENTAITFYDRTWSYAELKRLSDVLAGRLAQDQFDKGDRLAIMLPNCPHYLFSLFGAFRAGGVVVQVNPMYVARELEYILNDSGATHIVILQDLYPLFKAVREKVPTKKAIVVALKPDPELELDAGDVLFDDYLKETTRPAPELEMDPATDIAVLQYTGGTTGVSKGVMLTHLNLVSNVEQTYDFMFSGEMAPPPNAKVVNVLPLFHIFSLTCCNFTTIRHGGNQILIPRFEMTEVLETIKREKPFQFGGVPTMYVGLNQVAKYKEFGLDEVTSYVSGGSSLPVEALEAFEAGTGRQLCEGYGLSEAAPVTHFNPSFQERKAGSVGIPLPNTDAKVVVETDTGWKEVEVGEVGELIIKGPQVMKGYWRKDEETKQTLRDGWLFTGDLSKMDDEGYFYIVDRKKDMILASGFNVYPREIEEVLYQHEAVQEVIVIGVPDPYRGETVKAYITPKANSMITSQDIIEFSRKQLAAYKVPTAVEFREELPKSAVGKLLKRKLRDEEVAKVKAEQSS; the protein is encoded by the coding sequence ATGGAAAAACGTTGGTTATCATTATATGAGAACAATATTGAGGAGAAATCAGTGATTAAGGAACAAACACTGACAGACTTACTATATGAAACAACGGCTAAGCATGCAGAGAACACAGCGATTACTTTTTACGACAGAACATGGAGCTATGCTGAGTTAAAGCGATTGAGTGACGTGCTTGCCGGAAGACTGGCTCAAGATCAATTTGATAAAGGTGACAGACTAGCGATTATGCTGCCGAACTGCCCGCATTACCTCTTTTCGTTATTCGGGGCGTTCCGAGCAGGAGGTGTCGTTGTCCAAGTTAACCCAATGTACGTCGCACGTGAGCTAGAGTACATATTGAATGACTCAGGTGCGACTCATATTGTGATTCTACAAGACTTGTATCCTCTCTTTAAAGCTGTGAGAGAAAAGGTACCGACGAAAAAGGCGATTGTTGTTGCATTAAAGCCAGACCCAGAGCTAGAACTAGATGCAGGAGACGTCTTGTTTGATGACTACCTGAAGGAAACAACTCGACCAGCACCAGAGCTTGAAATGGACCCAGCAACGGACATAGCCGTTTTACAATATACGGGAGGAACGACGGGGGTCTCAAAAGGTGTGATGCTCACTCATTTGAACTTAGTGTCTAATGTGGAGCAGACGTATGACTTCATGTTTAGCGGCGAAATGGCGCCACCACCTAATGCCAAAGTCGTAAACGTGCTACCGTTGTTCCATATTTTCAGTTTAACGTGTTGTAACTTTACAACAATCCGTCATGGAGGAAATCAAATTCTGATTCCGCGCTTTGAAATGACAGAAGTGCTTGAAACGATCAAACGTGAGAAACCATTCCAATTTGGTGGAGTGCCTACGATGTATGTCGGCTTGAATCAAGTGGCTAAATACAAAGAATTTGGCTTAGATGAAGTGACAAGCTATGTCAGTGGTGGCTCGTCTTTACCGGTTGAAGCACTTGAGGCTTTTGAAGCGGGAACAGGCCGGCAGTTATGTGAAGGGTACGGGTTATCAGAAGCGGCACCGGTCACGCATTTCAACCCTTCCTTCCAAGAGCGTAAAGCAGGAAGTGTGGGCATTCCATTACCGAATACAGATGCCAAGGTCGTTGTAGAAACGGATACTGGGTGGAAAGAAGTTGAGGTAGGCGAAGTTGGAGAACTGATTATTAAAGGCCCTCAAGTGATGAAAGGCTACTGGCGCAAGGACGAAGAGACAAAACAAACGTTGCGTGATGGTTGGTTGTTTACAGGAGATCTTTCGAAGATGGATGATGAAGGCTATTTCTACATTGTTGATCGCAAGAAAGATATGATTTTAGCGAGTGGATTCAATGTCTACCCTCGTGAAATTGAAGAAGTTCTCTATCAACATGAGGCCGTGCAAGAGGTTATCGTGATCGGCGTACCGGATCCGTATCGCGGGGAAACGGTCAAAGCTTATATTACGCCTAAAGCTAACAGCATGATCACAAGCCAAGACATTATTGAATTTAGTCGTAAACAGTTAGCGGCCTATAAAGTTCCTACAGCTGTTGAGTTTCGCGAGGAGCTTCCAAAGTCAGCGGTCGGAAAGCTATTAAAGCGTAAATTACGTGATGAAGAAGTTGCGAAGGTGAAAGCAGAGCAATCCTCTTAA
- a CDS encoding SDR family NAD(P)-dependent oxidoreductase — MQRVALVTGATGGIGLATVKKMIEADIAVVLSDVNEEKGNSITKELTAKGASVIFVRCDVSKEDEMKHACDVAEKTFGRLDILVNNAGIGNREAKLTELELSEWQKVIDVNLTGVYLGMKYAIPLMKKNGGGAIVNVSSLLGFKGKKYVAPYNASKAGVITLTKNAALEFGKDLIRVNAVAPGVIDTPIVDGWREQEQKWKIMSSANALRRVGQPEEVANAILFLASKEASYITGTTLMVDGGGLTY, encoded by the coding sequence ATGCAAAGAGTAGCATTAGTGACGGGGGCTACCGGAGGAATTGGGTTAGCAACGGTGAAGAAAATGATCGAAGCTGATATCGCCGTCGTTCTATCGGATGTTAATGAAGAAAAAGGAAACAGCATAACAAAAGAGTTAACAGCAAAAGGGGCTTCTGTCATATTTGTCCGTTGTGATGTCTCAAAGGAAGACGAGATGAAGCATGCGTGTGATGTTGCAGAAAAAACGTTTGGTCGCCTTGATATTCTTGTGAATAATGCAGGGATTGGCAACCGAGAAGCGAAGTTAACAGAACTAGAGTTATCAGAATGGCAAAAGGTCATCGATGTGAATTTGACAGGGGTCTATCTCGGCATGAAATACGCAATCCCGCTCATGAAAAAAAATGGTGGAGGAGCGATTGTTAATGTCTCAAGTCTTCTCGGCTTCAAAGGGAAGAAATATGTCGCGCCTTACAATGCATCTAAGGCTGGCGTCATTACATTGACTAAAAATGCAGCACTAGAGTTTGGAAAAGACTTGATCCGTGTCAATGCTGTGGCACCGGGTGTGATTGATACACCGATTGTCGATGGCTGGAGGGAACAAGAACAGAAGTGGAAGATCATGAGCTCCGCCAACGCACTACGGCGTGTCGGTCAACCAGAAGAAGTCGCAAACGCTATTCTTTTCTTAGCATCAAAAGAAGCCTCCTATATTACAGGAACAACGTTAATGGTTGATGGTGGTGGATTAACATACTAA
- a CDS encoding acyl-CoA dehydrogenase family protein, with protein sequence MSFFYSEKVKRLQNDLHTFMERYVYPNEHLYESQLDQGSDRFASVPPIMEELKEKAREQGLWNLFLPDAKEGAGLTNLEYAPLCEIMGRSFIAPEIFNCNAPDTGNMEVFVRYGTKEQQDRWLKPLLDGKIRSAFAMTEPDVASSDATNVAIDIKKDGDDYVINGRKWWSSGAGDPRCEVLIVMGKTNPTADKYHQQSMIIVPMATPGVNVKRLLPVFGYDHAPHGHAEIEFNNVRVSSSNLLLGEGKGFEIAQGRLGPGRIHHCMRTIGAAERALELMCERATSRSPFGKPLAKQGVVQDWIATSRIEIEQARLLTLKAAAMMDTVGNKVAKKEIAMIKVIAPQMALRVIDRAIQTFGAAGVSEDVPLAAMYANIRTLRIADGPDEVHIASIAKQELKPYLQSPITVGEE encoded by the coding sequence GTGAGCTTTTTTTATAGCGAAAAAGTTAAGCGTTTACAAAATGACCTCCATACGTTTATGGAGCGTTATGTGTACCCGAATGAACACTTGTATGAAAGTCAGTTAGATCAAGGGTCAGATCGTTTTGCAAGTGTGCCACCGATTATGGAAGAGTTGAAAGAGAAAGCCAGAGAACAAGGGTTATGGAATTTGTTTTTGCCTGATGCCAAAGAAGGTGCTGGGTTAACGAACTTAGAATATGCTCCGTTATGTGAGATTATGGGTCGATCATTTATCGCCCCAGAGATATTTAACTGCAATGCACCTGATACAGGGAACATGGAAGTGTTCGTCCGATATGGAACGAAAGAGCAGCAAGACAGATGGCTTAAGCCTTTGCTTGATGGGAAAATTCGTTCTGCCTTCGCGATGACAGAGCCTGATGTTGCTTCATCTGATGCGACAAATGTTGCAATCGACATCAAAAAAGATGGCGATGATTATGTGATTAATGGGCGAAAATGGTGGTCATCAGGTGCGGGGGATCCGAGATGTGAAGTATTAATCGTCATGGGGAAAACAAACCCGACGGCTGATAAGTATCATCAACAGTCGATGATCATTGTTCCGATGGCTACTCCTGGTGTGAATGTGAAACGATTGCTGCCCGTTTTCGGATACGATCATGCCCCGCATGGTCACGCAGAGATTGAATTTAACAATGTTCGTGTCTCTTCTAGCAACCTCTTACTTGGTGAAGGGAAGGGATTTGAAATTGCACAAGGTCGTCTAGGCCCCGGTCGAATTCACCACTGCATGCGGACGATTGGAGCGGCAGAACGAGCGTTAGAATTAATGTGTGAGCGAGCGACGAGTCGTTCTCCATTTGGCAAACCATTGGCGAAACAAGGTGTTGTTCAAGACTGGATCGCAACCTCACGAATCGAAATTGAACAAGCGCGTCTTCTCACTTTAAAGGCAGCAGCAATGATGGATACAGTCGGGAATAAAGTAGCGAAAAAAGAAATTGCGATGATCAAAGTCATTGCACCGCAAATGGCGCTTCGCGTAATTGACCGTGCGATCCAAACTTTTGGAGCGGCTGGTGTAAGCGAGGATGTCCCACTTGCTGCGATGTACGCCAACATTCGTACATTACGTATCGCTGATGGCCCAGATGAAGTGCATATCGCTTCTATTGCCAAACAAGAATTAAAACCGTACTTACAATCACCTATTACAGTTGGGGAGGAATAA
- a CDS encoding TetR/AcrR family transcriptional regulator, whose protein sequence is MKEKIIKVSIGLFGNNGFTETSIQDIVEALGVTKGTFYYYFKSKEELLMEIHLRYIEDLLQSQRDILEKKNAANDRLFDMVYMLMNHIEGHGQSARVFFREMQHLNEEHLKDIFKKRDTFRKNMSQVIEGGIETGEFRQDLDVNIVTLAILGAVNWSYHWFDPTGPLDEKAISSIYIDLMLNGLKNA, encoded by the coding sequence ATGAAAGAGAAGATTATTAAAGTGAGCATTGGTTTATTCGGCAATAACGGATTTACCGAGACATCGATTCAAGATATTGTTGAGGCTCTTGGTGTAACGAAAGGGACATTCTATTATTATTTCAAAAGCAAAGAAGAACTCTTAATGGAAATTCATTTGAGGTATATCGAAGACCTTTTGCAAAGTCAGCGTGATATTCTTGAAAAGAAAAATGCAGCAAACGATCGCTTATTTGATATGGTGTATATGTTAATGAATCATATTGAAGGTCACGGACAAAGTGCGCGTGTATTCTTTCGGGAAATGCAACATTTAAATGAAGAACACTTGAAAGACATCTTTAAAAAGCGCGATACGTTCCGAAAGAATATGAGTCAAGTAATTGAAGGTGGCATAGAGACTGGAGAATTTCGTCAAGATCTAGATGTGAACATCGTAACCTTAGCGATTTTGGGTGCTGTGAACTGGAGTTATCACTGGTTTGATCCAACGGGTCCACTTGATGAAAAAGCTATCTCTTCAATCTATATCGATTTAATGCTCAATGGCTTGAAAAACGCGTAA
- a CDS encoding Na/Pi symporter, which produces MFKELFSLFAVFIALFLFGMIIMRAGLLPLGGKLFERNVHRFTDKAWKGLLIGTVATALLQSSSVVLVMTVGLVAANVLTFRQSIGIILGANIGTTITTEIIAFDLSYLIFPLLISGFIFLFIPNKKSFHIGCATFGLACIFIAMDGLESLAYPLATLPSVHTLFEFTNEHTLVGVIIGASLTGLVQSSTATTAIAMGFMNDHLLTLKSGIAIMFGANIGTCITAFLATIGAGKHAKLVAFANIWLNLIGVVIFLPMMDFLVQIATSLTDDSMQQLAHTSVIFNTVCSIALLPFATMFARGIERMHLKRESY; this is translated from the coding sequence ATGTTTAAAGAATTGTTTTCATTATTTGCAGTATTCATTGCTCTGTTTTTGTTTGGGATGATTATTATGCGTGCGGGCTTGCTTCCACTCGGAGGAAAACTTTTCGAACGGAATGTTCACCGTTTTACAGATAAGGCGTGGAAAGGGTTACTCATTGGGACTGTAGCAACGGCTCTTCTACAAAGCAGTTCGGTTGTTTTAGTGATGACTGTTGGTTTAGTTGCAGCGAATGTCCTCACGTTTCGCCAATCGATTGGTATTATTTTAGGGGCAAATATAGGCACAACGATTACGACCGAAATTATTGCATTTGATTTGTCTTATCTTATTTTCCCGTTATTGATCTCTGGATTCATTTTTTTATTTATCCCCAATAAAAAATCCTTTCATATTGGCTGTGCAACCTTTGGTTTAGCATGTATTTTTATAGCGATGGATGGCCTTGAATCACTTGCCTACCCGCTCGCCACTCTCCCTTCAGTACATACATTGTTTGAGTTTACGAATGAGCATACTTTAGTTGGAGTGATCATCGGCGCATCTTTAACAGGGCTTGTTCAATCGAGTACAGCGACTACCGCGATTGCCATGGGCTTTATGAATGACCATCTCTTAACGCTTAAATCCGGGATTGCGATTATGTTTGGAGCTAATATCGGGACTTGTATCACAGCATTCCTTGCGACAATCGGGGCTGGGAAACACGCAAAACTCGTCGCATTCGCCAACATTTGGCTCAACCTAATCGGAGTGGTCATCTTTTTACCAATGATGGATTTCCTCGTGCAAATTGCCACCTCATTAACCGACGACTCCATGCAGCAACTTGCACATACGAGTGTGATCTTCAATACCGTTTGTTCTATTGCCTTGCTGCCTTTTGCCACAATGTTTGCCAGAGGCATTGAGCGGATGCATCTTAAAAGAGAGAGCTACTAA
- a CDS encoding SDR family oxidoreductase produces the protein MNALSLFSLKGKTAIVTGGGRGLGRQMAHAYADAGANLVLCSRKKEACLEVVEEVKKKGVEAIAVQCDVTKQDDVNHVIKQTVDTFGTVDILVNNSGATWGALAEEMPLDAWNKVMNVNVTGSFLMAQAAGKVMIEQKSGKIINIASVAGLGGADPRFMNTIGYNTSKGAVITLTKDLAAKWGAHGICVNAIAPGFFPTKMSEGLLAQNESFIIERTPLGRLGGEHDLQGAALFLASAASNYVTGDVLVVDGGMHAM, from the coding sequence TTGAATGCGTTATCGTTATTTAGTTTAAAAGGGAAAACGGCCATCGTTACAGGTGGGGGTCGTGGTTTAGGAAGGCAGATGGCACATGCCTATGCTGATGCGGGGGCAAATCTTGTGTTATGTTCAAGAAAAAAAGAAGCGTGCCTTGAGGTTGTAGAAGAAGTAAAAAAGAAGGGTGTCGAAGCGATCGCTGTGCAGTGTGATGTGACGAAGCAAGACGATGTCAATCACGTGATCAAGCAGACCGTTGATACATTTGGCACGGTTGATATTTTAGTGAACAATAGTGGGGCAACATGGGGTGCGTTAGCAGAGGAGATGCCACTTGATGCTTGGAATAAAGTGATGAATGTGAATGTAACAGGGTCGTTTTTAATGGCGCAAGCAGCCGGGAAAGTGATGATTGAGCAGAAATCAGGCAAGATCATTAACATTGCCTCTGTTGCGGGACTCGGAGGGGCTGACCCGAGATTTATGAATACGATTGGCTACAACACAAGTAAAGGTGCCGTGATTACGTTAACAAAAGACTTAGCTGCCAAATGGGGAGCTCACGGAATTTGTGTGAACGCGATTGCTCCTGGATTCTTTCCGACGAAAATGTCAGAGGGGCTTCTTGCACAAAATGAATCCTTTATTATCGAGCGAACACCACTCGGTAGATTAGGTGGGGAGCATGATTTACAAGGGGCGGCATTGTTCTTAGCATCGGCAGCTTCTAATTATGTGACAGGTGATGTACTCGTTGTTGACGGTGGCATGCATGCAATGTAA